From candidate division KSB1 bacterium, a single genomic window includes:
- the ribD gene encoding bifunctional diaminohydroxyphosphoribosylaminopyrimidine deaminase/5-amino-6-(5-phosphoribosylamino)uracil reductase RibD, which produces MKLAKKGEGSTSPNPLVGTVVVKDGQIVGEGYHRNYGGSHAEVFALNNAGSDAYLSDLYVNLEPCNHYGKTPPCVKRVIESGVSRVIIANLDPNPMVNGAGLKKLQDAGISIETNILADDGEKLNEAYFKYARTGKPFVILKWAQSLDGRIATRSFHSSWISNEKSRKKVHQLRKSVDAVLIGAGTVKHDNPQLTVRHVKGKQPWRIVVSRNLDIPFESKLFNDEFRNKTVVFTAKTDAKKINKFEKLGVHLEFINNENDRSTFNQILEWMSKKNLISLLVEGGKSILTSFIKTGLADKLMIFVAPKLIGEGIDAIGDLSIHSMMDSTELKKTSYKKIGTDILIEGYLH; this is translated from the coding sequence ATGAAATTAGCAAAAAAAGGTGAGGGATCTACATCTCCGAATCCGCTTGTGGGTACGGTTGTTGTAAAAGACGGACAGATCGTTGGGGAGGGTTATCATCGCAATTATGGCGGGTCGCATGCAGAAGTATTTGCCTTAAACAATGCCGGTTCAGATGCTTATCTATCAGACCTCTATGTAAATCTGGAGCCCTGTAATCATTACGGGAAAACGCCGCCATGTGTTAAGCGGGTTATTGAATCTGGTGTTTCAAGAGTTATTATAGCCAATCTAGATCCAAATCCGATGGTCAATGGGGCTGGGCTCAAAAAACTACAAGATGCTGGAATCTCAATTGAGACAAATATCTTAGCTGATGATGGCGAAAAATTAAATGAAGCTTATTTCAAATACGCACGGACTGGAAAACCATTTGTTATTCTAAAATGGGCCCAGAGTCTGGATGGCAGGATAGCAACCCGTTCTTTTCATTCTAGCTGGATTTCAAACGAAAAATCAAGAAAGAAAGTCCACCAGTTGCGCAAATCAGTGGATGCTGTATTAATAGGAGCCGGTACTGTTAAACATGATAACCCTCAACTTACGGTTCGCCACGTAAAAGGAAAGCAACCCTGGCGCATCGTCGTTAGTAGGAATCTGGATATTCCATTCGAATCTAAATTGTTTAATGACGAATTCAGAAACAAAACAGTTGTTTTTACAGCTAAAACTGATGCAAAAAAAATAAATAAATTTGAAAAGCTGGGTGTCCATCTCGAATTCATAAATAATGAAAATGATAGAAGTACATTCAACCAAATACTAGAATGGATGTCAAAGAAGAACCTGATCTCTCTGCTTGTAGAAGGTGGTAAATCAATACTCACTTCTTTCATTAAAACCGGACTTGCTGATAAGTTAATGATATTTGTGGCGCCTAAATTGATCGGAGAAGGAATTGATGCAATTGGCGATCTTTCAATCCACTCCATGATGGATAGCACTGAACTTAAAAAGACGTCATACAAAAAAATCGGGACAGATATTTTGATAGAAGGTTATTTGCATTAA
- a CDS encoding UvrD-helicase domain-containing protein: MKFIADLHIHSYFSRATSKTLNFEHLTKWAQLKGITVVGTGDIAHPGWLEEMKEKLEPAEEGLFRLKDDIAKPLQKEVHKACQGEVRFMLAGEISNIYKKNDKVRKIHNVVFLPSFAAVEKFQAELEKIGNIRSDGRPILGLSSRDLLEIVLQTDPQAYLIPAHIWTPWFALLGSKSGFDSVGECFDDLTPHIFALETGLSSDPPMNWRLSILDDYTLVSNSDAHSPQKLGREANIFDTDLSYPTIFNALKNKGSDSFLGTIEFFPEEGKYHFDGHRKCDINWDPETTQKHNGICPKCGRLVTVGVMHRIQELADRNYGQKPAKVHPFKSLIPLPEVVAEVFNMGVNTKRVQECYNLLLSKLGSELSILQDIPLEDIAQTGGTVFSEAIKRMREGQIKPVAGFDGEYGVIRLFDDKEREDFSNQLGFFVSKKKDRKKKEKLNSNEVSEKVDFDLWNQQQIQTTIPNINSDSRSIKDYNESKPSEKIIKSRILSNLNEQQKEAVQNTDLPLIILAGPGTGKTHTLTYRIAFLIIERNISPENILAITFTNKAAEEMAQRLSRLLNEETSKRITIKTFHAFCAMILRSEGHQIGLQSNFSICSDSDAKKILKQANPKLKESEILKNLEKISTAKNKLLLPDSPEFEIVFKDDFEFQSYYQHYELRLQENNLLDYNDLISKTVTLFNKYSDVLKRYQKRYPWISVDEYQDINHAQYRLLQNLISEGSNLCVIGDPDQAIYGFRGANREYFLKFREDYPHAKTIYLNQNYRSSQNILNASGQVIANSQVRKNDKLWSTLVSDTKLNVYRAPTDKAEAEYVVHQIEQMVGGTSYFSIDSGRVAENDDEKTRSFSDFAVLYRLGAQSRLLEVAFKRSGIPFQITGKVSFYQKKEIKEILSFLWFLHDTNSLFFIEEILNPDLNDKKVNFTDTINQNGSMEISRDLILQKLDELNLNTSSKHRIRKTIDFLYELKNDAEEKPVSKLIESIHTFILGTNSRKVSEDTQQRIKQLILKAVSFENRLGDFLEYASLYNAVDDYNPKSDRVSLMTLHSSKGLEFPVVFIVGCEENLIPYLKDDKLSEPDEECRLFYVGMTRAQEKLILVNAKTRYLFGQRMTNMPSHYLYDIENTLKEFTQMPVTRKTIKKEKPKLQLELFL, translated from the coding sequence ATGAAATTTATTGCAGATTTACACATCCATTCTTATTTCTCACGAGCAACAAGCAAGACCTTAAATTTTGAACATTTAACCAAATGGGCTCAACTCAAAGGGATAACAGTAGTTGGGACTGGCGATATCGCTCATCCTGGATGGCTGGAGGAGATGAAAGAGAAATTAGAACCAGCCGAAGAGGGGTTGTTTCGACTAAAAGATGACATTGCAAAACCGCTACAAAAGGAAGTGCACAAAGCTTGCCAGGGTGAAGTCCGTTTTATGCTGGCTGGTGAAATCAGCAATATATACAAAAAGAACGATAAAGTTCGTAAGATCCACAATGTGGTTTTTTTGCCCAGCTTTGCAGCTGTCGAAAAATTCCAGGCCGAGCTAGAAAAAATCGGTAATATCAGATCGGATGGCCGGCCAATTTTAGGGCTGAGTTCTCGGGATTTACTTGAAATCGTCCTGCAAACAGACCCACAGGCTTATTTGATCCCCGCCCACATTTGGACACCCTGGTTCGCATTGCTGGGTTCAAAATCCGGCTTTGATTCTGTTGGAGAATGTTTTGATGATTTGACACCCCACATTTTTGCTTTGGAGACAGGACTTTCATCCGACCCGCCTATGAATTGGCGCCTTTCAATTTTGGATGATTATACTTTGGTTTCAAATTCCGACGCCCATTCACCGCAGAAATTAGGCAGGGAGGCCAATATTTTTGATACTGATCTCTCCTATCCAACAATTTTTAACGCATTAAAGAATAAAGGATCGGATTCCTTTTTAGGCACAATTGAATTTTTTCCTGAGGAAGGGAAATATCATTTCGATGGCCATCGAAAATGTGATATAAACTGGGATCCCGAAACTACTCAAAAGCATAATGGCATTTGCCCCAAGTGTGGCAGACTTGTCACAGTTGGAGTCATGCATCGCATCCAGGAATTGGCGGACCGAAATTATGGGCAGAAACCGGCAAAGGTTCATCCGTTTAAAAGTCTGATCCCTTTACCGGAAGTCGTTGCTGAAGTTTTTAATATGGGCGTGAATACAAAAAGGGTGCAGGAATGTTATAATTTACTATTGTCCAAACTCGGATCCGAATTATCCATTTTGCAGGACATTCCTTTGGAAGACATTGCTCAAACGGGCGGAACTGTCTTTTCCGAGGCCATTAAAAGGATGCGAGAAGGACAGATTAAACCAGTAGCCGGCTTTGATGGCGAGTATGGGGTTATCCGGTTATTTGATGACAAAGAACGTGAGGATTTTTCTAACCAGTTAGGGTTTTTTGTTTCTAAAAAGAAAGATAGGAAAAAAAAAGAAAAATTAAACAGTAACGAAGTTTCGGAGAAAGTTGATTTTGATTTATGGAATCAACAACAAATCCAAACTACGATTCCGAACATCAATTCTGACAGTCGATCAATAAAAGATTATAATGAAAGCAAACCTTCAGAAAAGATCATAAAATCCAGGATATTATCAAACCTAAACGAACAGCAAAAAGAAGCGGTGCAAAACACGGATCTTCCTCTGATCATCCTAGCTGGTCCGGGAACAGGAAAAACGCACACACTTACATACCGAATAGCCTTTTTAATTATTGAAAGAAATATTTCACCAGAAAATATTCTGGCCATCACTTTTACAAATAAAGCCGCCGAAGAAATGGCACAACGACTGTCTAGATTGTTAAATGAGGAGACTTCAAAACGGATTACAATTAAAACTTTTCATGCTTTTTGTGCGATGATTTTACGTTCAGAGGGGCATCAAATAGGTTTACAATCTAATTTTTCAATTTGCAGTGATTCAGACGCTAAAAAGATTCTAAAACAAGCGAATCCAAAATTGAAGGAAAGCGAGATATTGAAAAACCTCGAAAAGATCTCTACAGCTAAAAACAAGCTCCTATTGCCTGATTCTCCGGAATTCGAAATAGTTTTTAAAGATGATTTCGAATTTCAATCTTACTACCAGCATTATGAATTGAGATTGCAAGAAAACAACCTGTTAGACTACAATGATTTAATTTCAAAAACCGTTACTTTGTTTAATAAATACTCTGATGTTTTAAAGAGGTATCAAAAACGATACCCTTGGATTTCGGTGGATGAATATCAAGATATCAACCATGCCCAGTATAGATTGCTACAAAACCTAATTTCTGAAGGGAGTAATCTTTGTGTGATCGGAGACCCGGATCAAGCAATCTATGGATTTCGAGGCGCCAATCGAGAATACTTCCTTAAATTTCGTGAGGATTATCCTCATGCGAAAACAATCTATTTGAATCAGAACTATCGTTCTTCCCAAAATATCTTAAATGCTTCCGGACAAGTGATTGCGAACAGCCAGGTCCGGAAAAATGATAAATTATGGTCAACCCTGGTTAGTGATACGAAACTGAATGTTTACAGAGCGCCTACGGATAAAGCGGAAGCCGAATACGTGGTGCATCAAATTGAGCAAATGGTTGGTGGTACAAGCTATTTTTCGATTGACTCTGGTCGCGTAGCCGAAAACGATGATGAGAAAACAAGATCCTTTTCTGATTTTGCCGTTCTATATAGATTGGGAGCGCAAAGTAGGCTTTTGGAAGTCGCTTTCAAACGATCCGGAATTCCCTTCCAGATAACAGGGAAAGTATCATTTTACCAAAAAAAAGAGATCAAAGAAATCCTATCTTTTTTATGGTTTCTCCACGATACGAACTCGCTGTTTTTTATAGAAGAAATATTAAATCCAGATCTGAATGATAAAAAAGTAAACTTTACAGACACTATTAATCAGAACGGTTCCATGGAAATATCCAGGGATCTAATCCTACAAAAATTAGATGAATTAAACCTGAACACTTCCTCTAAACATCGAATCCGGAAAACTATTGATTTCCTGTATGAATTGAAAAATGATGCTGAAGAAAAACCGGTCTCAAAATTAATTGAATCCATTCATACTTTTATCCTAGGTACAAATTCAAGAAAAGTTAGCGAAGATACTCAACAACGCATCAAGCAACTGATCTTAAAAGCTGTTTCTTTTGAAAACCGCCTTGGTGATTTTTTAGAATATGCCAGCTTGTACAACGCTGTGGATGATTATAATCCAAAATCCGATCGAGTTAGTTTAATGACCCTTCATTCTTCAAAAGGACTTGAATTCCCTGTTGTTTTTATCGTTGGATGTGAAGAAAATTTGATTCCGTACCTGAAGGATGATAAGTTGTCTGAACCGGATGAAGAATGCCGGCTTTTTTATGTCGGCATGACGCGAGCTCAAGAAAAACTAATTTTAGTGAATGCTAAAACCAGGTATCTTTTTGGCCAGAGAATGACTAATATGCCGTCACACTATCTATACGATATCGAAAATACTTTAAAAGAGTTTACGCAAATGCCTGTCACAAGAAAAACCATCAAAAAGGAGAAGCCTAAACTACAATTAGAGTTGTTTTTATGA
- a CDS encoding MATE family efflux transporter — protein MNIFSPPVIKEFRATVSLGGPIIVSLLAQQTLGFIDTVMAGNLSAKDLAAVAIGRSLFVPIFLVVLGVLLAVSPIVAQFYGERKIDQIGKTVWQGLLLSQMLAIPSFFLVRNLEIVMHFMQIAPEIIPISMGYLKAISWCFPATFAYLTLRFFNEGISITKPNLYFSLIAIPVNFIGNYALMYGKFGFPKLGAIGAGWATTMVWWTMLTAMLIYTFRMRHNQHFRIFHKMSLPNWRYMREILHIGIPNGMSLGMEVGMFAIAALIIGSLGVAIMAGHQIAINVASLTFMIPLGLSFATTSRVGFAVGEKNYDGVRIAGYVSGGLSVMVMCLTAAMMYLLPYAIVKIYSTDLAVINVAAQLLLMAAIFQISDGLQASAMGALRGLKDTRVPMFVNIIAYWIIGIPLGYYLGIVRSMGAQGLWIGMIAGLTFAAISHASRFYYFTKTGKYRK, from the coding sequence ATGAATATCTTTTCTCCACCAGTCATTAAAGAATTCCGTGCAACGGTTAGTTTGGGTGGACCCATCATTGTCTCCCTCCTGGCTCAGCAAACCCTGGGATTTATCGACACAGTAATGGCGGGAAATTTAAGTGCGAAAGATCTGGCAGCTGTTGCAATCGGTAGAAGTCTTTTTGTCCCCATTTTTCTTGTTGTGCTCGGTGTATTGCTAGCGGTGAGTCCTATAGTGGCACAATTTTATGGCGAACGTAAAATCGACCAGATTGGAAAAACGGTTTGGCAGGGATTGTTGCTCAGTCAAATGCTTGCAATTCCATCATTTTTTTTGGTTCGGAACCTGGAAATCGTCATGCATTTTATGCAGATTGCACCCGAAATCATTCCAATTAGTATGGGATATCTTAAGGCAATTTCATGGTGTTTCCCTGCGACTTTCGCCTATCTCACCCTGCGATTTTTTAATGAAGGAATATCTATTACCAAACCCAACCTGTATTTTTCTCTAATAGCAATCCCAGTCAATTTTATCGGTAATTATGCCCTTATGTATGGTAAATTTGGATTCCCAAAATTAGGCGCTATTGGAGCAGGATGGGCTACCACGATGGTTTGGTGGACTATGCTAACCGCGATGCTCATATACACCTTCCGTATGCGGCACAACCAGCATTTTCGAATATTTCATAAAATGAGCCTGCCAAATTGGAGATACATGAGGGAGATTCTTCACATTGGAATTCCAAATGGAATGAGCCTGGGGATGGAAGTTGGAATGTTTGCTATCGCGGCTTTAATCATCGGTTCTTTGGGCGTTGCCATTATGGCGGGACACCAGATTGCAATTAATGTTGCGTCACTCACCTTTATGATTCCATTGGGACTTTCTTTTGCCACCACATCCAGGGTTGGATTTGCAGTGGGTGAAAAAAATTATGATGGTGTCAGGATTGCCGGATATGTTAGCGGCGGACTTTCGGTGATGGTAATGTGTCTAACCGCTGCTATGATGTATCTTCTGCCATACGCCATCGTGAAAATATATAGCACGGATTTGGCGGTAATAAATGTTGCAGCTCAATTATTGCTCATGGCTGCTATTTTCCAGATCTCCGACGGTTTGCAGGCAAGCGCTATGGGCGCTTTGCGAGGTTTAAAGGATACACGTGTTCCTATGTTTGTCAATATCATTGCTTATTGGATTATTGGCATTCCATTGGGGTATTATTTGGGAATCGTGCGCAGCATGGGTGCACAAGGGTTATGGATTGGCATGATTGCAGGTTTGACTTTTGCAGCTATCTCACATGCGTCGAGGTTTTACTATTTTACAAAAACAGGTAAATATAGAAAGTAG